The genomic region ATTATTCTATCTGAATACTTATTTGCCAACTCTGGATTATGAGTAACCATAATAACAAGCTTATCTTTTGCTATATCCTTTATAAGCTCCATAATTTGAATGCTTGTTTTAGTATCTAAAGCTCCTGTAGGCTCATCAGCTAGAATAATATCAGGATCATTAGCTAAAGCCCTTGCAATTGCAACTCTCTGCATCTGTCCACCTGATAATTGATTTGGCCTTTTATGAATATGATCTTTTAAACCTACCCTTTCTAAGGCTTCCTTAGCTTTTCTATGCCTTTCTTTTGCAGATACTCCGCTTAATGTCATTCCTATTTCAACATTATCTAAAATACTCAAATGATTTATTAAATTATAACTTTGAAAAACAAAGCCTATACTATTATTTCTATAAGCATCCCAATCTGAATTCTTAAAGTTCTTTGTTGATTTGCCGTTTATTATTAAATCTCCACTATCGTACCTATCTAAACCTCCAATAATATTTAAACAAGTAGTTTTGCCTGAACCACTAGGCCCTAAAATAGAAACAAACTCCTTTTCCCTAAAATTTAAATTTACGCCATCTAAAGCTACTTGTTTAAATTCACCTGTTATATAAGATTTTGTTATATTTTTAAGTGATAACATTTTATTCCTCCTGTTAAAAAATATATTATAGATTATACACTTCTTTTCAATTTTATATATCATATTTACAATATATTAACTATATTTTTACAAAAAAAATAGCTGATTAAACAGCCATTGGGATATTTTTACAAATTATCAATAATAAACTTAAATATATTTATACCAATATCTTTAATATTCTCCTGATTAAAATCTAAAAAATCATGACTTGTTCCTTCTAATGTTAATATTTTTACTTTATTCTTTGTATTAACTAATTTTTTATATAAGACTTCTGCATTTTTATAAGGAACTAGATTATCATCAGTACTATGAATTATTAAAGTATTAGGTTCTCCTGCTCCTATATGATTTATTGGACTATATTCCTTTAAAATTTCTTCTTTCTCATCTCCTAAGGAATTTATTATTTCCTTAAAAGTGCTGTCAGCATTACTTATGTCTAAAGTACTTAAATCAGTTGGTCCAAATAAATCTATTAGGTATTTTATATTAGAATCATAATTCATTAAATCTCTATCATCTATAAAATCATCCTTTTCACTATAAGCAGCCATCATAGCTAAATGAGCTCCAGAAGAAACTCCTATAATTCCAATATTATCTGTATCAAAATTATATATTTCTCTATTTTTATTTATCCATCTTATCGTATCTTTTATATCACAAATCTGCTTATAAAAAATCATTTCATCCTTCATAAGTTCATACTGAGTGCTTATTATAGTAAAGCCTTCTTCCCTAAAAAAATCTAAAATAGGTTCCATAAACTCTGGAATATCATTAGTTCCATAAGCCCAGCTTCCACCATGAACATATATTAATACTGGTGAAGCAGCTCTTTTTAATTTCTTAGGACCATATATATCTAACGTTAATGGAACATTATTAGTATTTTTATATTCAATAGCATTATAATCAACAGTTATTAATTCCCTAATCTCTTCTTTATCCAAATTAGTGTCTATTGTAGTATTTTCTTCTGTAATATTTTTATATTTTTGATAAGCATGAAAATAAGTTGTAATTTTATCTTTTGATAAATAAAATCCTACAAGCAAAAAGCTTACAATAATAGTTGGAATAATTACTTTATATTTTCTTTTCATATACCATCCCTTTTAATTCAAATTATTTAACTAATAAATAACCTTAATAAAAATAATTAAGTATACTATAATAGTATATTATCAAGATTTATTAATATATAATAACTATATATATTATTTAATAATATATTTATAATTATGTAATAAACTTAATAAAATTTTTTTGGAGGAAAGCATGAAAAAATTACTATCTATTATTTTAATCCCTCTCTTACTATTTATTTCAATAATTTCAACCGGATGTACACAAAAACAAGATATTAATAAAGAAAATAATATTAAAGAGGAAAACGTTGATAAAAAACCAGATCCTCAAGAAAATAATAATAATAATAATAATAATAATAATAATAATAATGGTGAAAATAAAATAGAAAAAACTAAAACTGAGTTAAGAAAGGTTCGAATTTTTGCCTTTGATTATCAAACACCAGAACTATATTATTATGATACTCAAATTAAGGTAACAGATAATGCATTAGTAAAAGCTTTAACTAATGAGCTACAACACAATTTACCTGAAGATAGATTTCTGACTTTAACTGATGAAGTAGGTGTTACTTCTGCAAAATTAGATAAAGAAAATGGAATTTTGACAGTAGTATTCAATGAAGCTTTCACTGAAAAAATGCTGCTTGGTTCTGTTACTGAAAGTGGACTTCTTGCTTCAATTCTTAGCACTTATGCCTACAATTATGGAGTAGATAAAGTTGCCATATACTTTGGAGATAAATTATATACTTCTCTTAGAGGTGAACTTCCTGAAGGATATTTTAAAGTTGATTATTCTGATGCAAAACCATTATACAACTAACAATAAAAATAGAAATTTAATAAATTATAAAAAAGAAGATTAAATCAATCTTCTTTTTTATTTCTTTTTATATAAAATTATCTTTTTTTAATAGTTCCATTAGAGTTTGCTTAAAATTAAATTCTTTTATTATTGCATTTACTTCTTCTATTGCTTTTTTCTTTTTTTCTTCACTAATATTAGCTTTTGAAGCCCTAATTAATATATTTTTAGGTGAATGAGCAATATCAATAAACTCTAATAACTGTGTTTTATATCCACAGGCTTCTAATAAATTTCCCCTAATAGCATCAGTCATTAAAGCTGCAGTTCTTTCTTGAATTATTCCATATCTATTTAGTATTGAAAGATTTTTAGCCTTCATTTGACTGTTTAATTCATGCTGACAGCAAGGAACAGAGAAAATCATTCTTGTATTCCATTTTACTGCATTATATAAGGCATAATCTGTTGCAGTATCGCAAGCATGTAATGTGATAACCATATCTACCTTATTATTATATTTATATCCATTTATATCTCCTAATTCAAAGTGAATATTATCATAATTATATCTTTTGGCTATTTCATTACATTTATTAATAACATCTTCTTTTAAATCAAGACCTATCATTTTTACATTAATATTTTTTATTTTTACAAAGTAGTAATATAAAACAAAAGTTAAATAAGATTTACCACAACCGAAATCTAAAATAGTTAAATCTTTATAATTACTCTTTTTAATTTCATCATCAATAATTTCAAGGAATCTATTTATTTGCTTATACTTATCATACTTTGAATTAACAACCTTACCTTCTTTAGTAAAAATACCCAAGTCAATTAAAGGCTCTATTATCATACCTTCTTTTAAAATATAATTTTTTTCTTTATTATGACTAGTATTTTTAAGTTTTTCATTATTACTTTTCTTTTTACCTAAAAAAATCTTACCCTTTTTTGAAATTTTTAAATCAAAGGATGTATCTGCTGACCAAGCTGAAAGCTGTTTATAATTTACTAAGTACTCATTAATTTTCTCTTCAAGACTTTCTAAATCTATATTTTCATGAAAAACTTGTTTGTCTGTAAACTTTTCGACTTGATAATACTTTTTACCATTGTTATTTATCTTTAATAAAATATTAATCTTATTATATTTCTCCTCTTTATTCTTTTTATTGCTTATAACTATTTTTATCAATTCTTCTTGAACTATTTGATTTATAAACTTCTTTAATTCATCCATTATTACACATCCTTTTTACATTATTCTAACTATAATTCTTTATATCTACTTTTCAATAATTCAATTTCTTTTTTATAGCCTTCTAATTCATTTGGAGTTTCTAAGAAAAATGGTAAACTCCTAAGTTTTGAGTGATTTATTATTCTTGTAATAGCTTCTATTCCTATAAAGCCTTCACCTATTTTTTCATGTCTATCCTTATGACTTTTAAAAGGATTTTTACTATCATTCAAATGAATTGCTTTTAATCTATCTAAACCTATAATTTTATCAAATTCCTTTAAGACTTCATCCAGATTATTTACTATATCATAACCAGCATCATATACATGACAAGTATCTAAACATACACCCATTTTATCTTTTAATTCTACTCTAGATATTATTTCTGCAATTTCTTCAAAGTTTCTTCCAATTTCAGATCCCTTACCAGCCATAGTTTCTAATAAGACAGTAGTTTTTTGTTCTTCCCACAATACTGAATTTAATAAAGCAACAATATAATTTATTCCTATTTCTACCCCTTGCTTAACATGACTTCCAGGATGAAAATTATATAAATTGTTTGGAAGAAGTTCCATTTTATTTAAATCATCTATCATCATTTCTTTAGCAAGTTCCCTTGTCCTTTCATCTGCTGAACAAGGATTTAAAGTATATGGTGCATGAGCAAGAAGCTTTGTAAAATTATTTACTTTCATTATATTTAGTAAAGCTTTCATATCTTTTAAATCTATTGCCCTAGCTTTTCCCCCTCTAGGATTTCTAGTAAAAAATTGAAAAGTATTTGCGCCAATTGAAAGAGCGTCCTTTCCCATATTTTCATAGCCTTTACTTATTGATAAATGGCATCCTATGTTTAACATTATTCCCTCCAAAATGCTTATATAACTATAAACATCAAAATTATTTTCTTATATTAGATGATACTATATTTTTGCCTTTTTTATCAATTTAAAAGATAGCCCTACATAAAAAAAGAGCAATTTAATGCTCTTTTTTATTCATTATTAACTTTTTCTATATATTCCTTCATCAGATTTGCAGAAGCAATAAATTTTTCCTTTTCTTTTTCAGAAAGTTCTATATCTAACACTTTTTCTACTCCATTTTTACCTACTATTGTAGGTACACTTAGGTACACATCACTTACTCCTTTATAATTTTCAAGTAAGGTTGATACAGTTAAAATTGTTTTTTCATCTTTAGTAAGAGCTTCAACAATCCTTGATAAGACTGCTGCAACAGAGAAGGCTGTAGCGCCCTTTCTTTTTATTACTTCATAAGCAGCATTCTTAACATCCTCTGCTATTACCTTTTCTGTCTCCGTATCCCACTCTATATTAAATTGATTAGAAAAGTCCTGAACTTTTATATTTCCAATTGTTAAAGATGACCAAGTAACAAATTCGCTATCACCATGCTCACCTAATACAAAGCCCTGAACACTTCTTCCGTCTATTCCAAAGTATTTTCCTAATAAACTTCTTAGTCTTGTTGTATCTAAAACTGTCCCAGAGCCAATTACTCTATTCTTAGGAAAACCAGATAGTTTATAGGTTATATAGGAAAGAACATCTACAGGATTTGTTACAACTAGCAGTATGGCATTGGGACTTAATCTTGCTAAATCAGGTACAAAGCTTTTAAATATCTTATAATTTTTATCTATTAAATCTAATCTTGTTTCCCCTGGTTTTTGACCAACACCTGCTGTTATTATTATAATATCAGAATCTTTAGTATCCTCTATTGTACCTAAAGTAACATAGCATGGACTACTTAAAGAACTTCCATGAGTTAAATCCAAAACTTCTCCTAAGGCCTTTTCTTGATTTATATCTGTAATAACTAATTCTCTAACTAAACCTTTTTGCTGTATGGCAAAAGCTGTTGTAGCACCTATAAACCCTGCTCCAATTATTGAAATTTTTCTCATATTCTCACTTCTTTCTTAATTTAGTTGCTATCTTATTTTTTACCAAATTAAATAAAATAAACTAGCAACTTTTAGTAAATAAGTTATCTCTTTATCTCCTTATAACTTCAATTTTATATCCATCGGGGTCTGTTACAAAGTAATAAGTTGGAGCACTTCCTGGAAGACCTTTCAATGGGGTAACTTCATAACCTAAAGCGATATGTTTTTCTCTCATTCCTTCTAAATCTTCTGTTCCAACGGCAATATGACTAAAGCCATTTCCTAAGTCATAAGGCTTTTCAACATCATAATTATAAGTAAGTTCTATTTCATATCCACCTTCTTCGTTAGATAAGTATACTAAAGTAAATTTATGCTCAGGAAAATCCTTTCTTCTTGTTTCAAATAGTCCTAAGGCTTCTTTATAAAATTTTAATGAAGCATTTAAATCTTTAACTCTAATGCAAGTGTGTAACATTGCCACTGACATAATTCTACCTCCTACTATTAACTAATAATTATTATTAAAATCATCTTACTTTAATTATATTCTTATAATCAGATTTTTCAACCATAATATGTAATTTTAATAAACTTTTTCACAATGCAGATATTTTTCTACCTCATCCCATTTTACTATAAATCCAGATCCCTTAGCACAAAATACTGAACTAGATGTATATTCAATATCTGCATTTTTATTATATTTTTTCTTTGTGATAACTTCTTCACTATTATGACATATATCATATCCATCATAGCTTAAACTGATATTCCCCTTGCCTTTTGTAAAGGTAAGGATTTCTTCACTATAATTCATAAAAGTTGCAACAGGCCCCCTTCCAGCAATTATTGCCCTATTAATATTCATTTCTGGAGAATTAAATTTTCCCTTTAATCTCTGAATATCTGATAATACTCTTCCTACATATTCTGGCTCAATAATGATTTTAAATTTATAGTAAGGTTCTAAAAGTATATTTTCTGCTTTTTCTAACCCTTGTCTTATGGCCCTATATGTTGCTTCTCTAAAGTCTCCTCCTTCTGTATGTTTGTTATGTGCTTTTCCAGTTAGCAATGTTATCTTAACATCAGTAATTGGTGACCCAGTTAAAATCCCATTATGATTTCTTTCAAAAATATGGGTCCTTATTAAATTTTGATGCCCTACATTTAAATTATCAGTATGACATTTATTTTCAAAAGTTATTCCTTCTCCTCTTTTATTGGGTTCAAGTTTTAAATGAACTTCTGCATAATGTTTTAATGGTTCAAAATGACCATACCCATATGTCTGATTATTAATCGTCTCTTTATACATAATTTCACATGGACCAAAGTCTATATCTAAATTAAATCGCTCCAATAGAATTTGTTTTAAAATTTCAAGCTGTATTTTTCCCATAATCGAAACCTGAATTTCTTTTAAGCTCTCATTCCAAATTATATTTAAAGCTGGGTCTTCACTTTCTAAAATTTTAAAATATCTTAATATATCTTTTACATTATGTCTTTCGTCAAAAATTACTTTTGATTTAATTGTTGGAGCCATATTAAAATTTACTTTATCTAATATTTTTCCAATTCCATCTCCCGGCATTGCAGATGTTAAACCAGTTACTGCAAATATATCTCCTGCTTCTACCCTATCAACATTAACAAATTTACTTCCATTAACTAACTTTATACTGCTTATTTTTTCTGTAATTTTTTTATCATAGAAATAAGTAGTTTCATCCCTAACATTTAAGGCTCCCTCTAAAGCCTTAATATAAGTCATTCTTGTACCATTGTTATCATATTTTATTTTATAAACCCTGCCAGAAAAAGCTTTTTCCTTATAATTTTCATACTCTGAATAAGTAATTTTATCAAAGACTTCTAAAAACTCCTCTATTCCATCATCCAACAAGGCAGAGCCCCCTAGACATGGGAAAACCCTTCTTTCTTTTATAAGATTTTTCAATTCTTCTATCCAAAGATTTTCTTCATATTTTCCTTCAAGATATCTTTCTAATAATTCATCATTCCTGTCTGATATAAATTCAATCAATTCTTCATCTATATTATTTAAGGAACTAATATATATAATATCTTTTGTTAAATTATTCTCTATCTCTTCTATTACTTCTTTTAAATTAGCTCCTGTCCTATCTAATTTATTTATAAAAAAAATTGTTGGAACTTTATATTTCTTTAATAAATTCCATAGGGTTTCTGTATGACCTTGAATTCCTTCAACTCCACTTATAAGTAAAACAGCATAGTCTAAAACACTTAATGCTCTTTCCATTTCTGTTGAAAAATCCACATGACCTGGGGTATCTAAAAGATAATATATAGAATCTCCTATTTCAAAAATTCCTTGATCAGAAAAGATTGTTATCCCTCTTTCTTTTTCTATATCGCTATTATCCAAAAAAGAAGTCTTATGATCTACCCTTCCTAACTTTCTAATCGATTTTGTATGATATAATATTTGTTCTGAAAATGTAGTCTTTCCAGCATCAACATGGGCAAGTATTCCTATTGTTTTCTTCATATAATCA from Clostridium isatidis harbors:
- a CDS encoding alpha/beta hydrolase: MKRKYKVIIPTIIVSFLLVGFYLSKDKITTYFHAYQKYKNITEENTTIDTNLDKEEIRELITVDYNAIEYKNTNNVPLTLDIYGPKKLKRAASPVLIYVHGGSWAYGTNDIPEFMEPILDFFREEGFTIISTQYELMKDEMIFYKQICDIKDTIRWINKNREIYNFDTDNIGIIGVSSGAHLAMMAAYSEKDDFIDDRDLMNYDSNIKYLIDLFGPTDLSTLDISNADSTFKEIINSLGDEKEEILKEYSPINHIGAGEPNTLIIHSTDDNLVPYKNAEVLYKKLVNTKNKVKILTLEGTSHDFLDFNQENIKDIGINIFKFIIDNL
- a CDS encoding class I SAM-dependent methyltransferase; translated protein: MDELKKFINQIVQEELIKIVISNKKNKEEKYNKINILLKINNNGKKYYQVEKFTDKQVFHENIDLESLEEKINEYLVNYKQLSAWSADTSFDLKISKKGKIFLGKKKSNNEKLKNTSHNKEKNYILKEGMIIEPLIDLGIFTKEGKVVNSKYDKYKQINRFLEIIDDEIKKSNYKDLTILDFGCGKSYLTFVLYYYFVKIKNINVKMIGLDLKEDVINKCNEIAKRYNYDNIHFELGDINGYKYNNKVDMVITLHACDTATDYALYNAVKWNTRMIFSVPCCQHELNSQMKAKNLSILNRYGIIQERTAALMTDAIRGNLLEACGYKTQLLEFIDIAHSPKNILIRASKANISEEKKKKAIEEVNAIIKEFNFKQTLMELLKKDNFI
- a CDS encoding elongation factor G; translation: MKKTIGILAHVDAGKTTFSEQILYHTKSIRKLGRVDHKTSFLDNSDIEKERGITIFSDQGIFEIGDSIYYLLDTPGHVDFSTEMERALSVLDYAVLLISGVEGIQGHTETLWNLLKKYKVPTIFFINKLDRTGANLKEVIEEIENNLTKDIIYISSLNNIDEELIEFISDRNDELLERYLEGKYEENLWIEELKNLIKERRVFPCLGGSALLDDGIEEFLEVFDKITYSEYENYKEKAFSGRVYKIKYDNNGTRMTYIKALEGALNVRDETTYFYDKKITEKISSIKLVNGSKFVNVDRVEAGDIFAVTGLTSAMPGDGIGKILDKVNFNMAPTIKSKVIFDERHNVKDILRYFKILESEDPALNIIWNESLKEIQVSIMGKIQLEILKQILLERFNLDIDFGPCEIMYKETINNQTYGYGHFEPLKHYAEVHLKLEPNKRGEGITFENKCHTDNLNVGHQNLIRTHIFERNHNGILTGSPITDVKITLLTGKAHNKHTEGGDFREATYRAIRQGLEKAENILLEPYYKFKIIIEPEYVGRVLSDIQRLKGKFNSPEMNINRAIIAGRGPVATFMNYSEEILTFTKGKGNISLSYDGYDICHNSEEVITKKKYNKNADIEYTSSSVFCAKGSGFIVKWDEVEKYLHCEKVY
- a CDS encoding L-lactate dehydrogenase, whose translation is MRKISIIGAGFIGATTAFAIQQKGLVRELVITDINQEKALGEVLDLTHGSSLSSPCYVTLGTIEDTKDSDIIIITAGVGQKPGETRLDLIDKNYKIFKSFVPDLARLSPNAILLVVTNPVDVLSYITYKLSGFPKNRVIGSGTVLDTTRLRSLLGKYFGIDGRSVQGFVLGEHGDSEFVTWSSLTIGNIKVQDFSNQFNIEWDTETEKVIAEDVKNAAYEVIKRKGATAFSVAAVLSRIVEALTKDEKTILTVSTLLENYKGVSDVYLSVPTIVGKNGVEKVLDIELSEKEKEKFIASANLMKEYIEKVNNE
- a CDS encoding deoxyribonuclease IV, with translation MLNIGCHLSISKGYENMGKDALSIGANTFQFFTRNPRGGKARAIDLKDMKALLNIMKVNNFTKLLAHAPYTLNPCSADERTRELAKEMMIDDLNKMELLPNNLYNFHPGSHVKQGVEIGINYIVALLNSVLWEEQKTTVLLETMAGKGSEIGRNFEEIAEIISRVELKDKMGVCLDTCHVYDAGYDIVNNLDEVLKEFDKIIGLDRLKAIHLNDSKNPFKSHKDRHEKIGEGFIGIEAITRIINHSKLRSLPFFLETPNELEGYKKEIELLKSRYKEL
- a CDS encoding VOC family protein, translating into MSVAMLHTCIRVKDLNASLKFYKEALGLFETRRKDFPEHKFTLVYLSNEEGGYEIELTYNYDVEKPYDLGNGFSHIAVGTEDLEGMREKHIALGYEVTPLKGLPGSAPTYYFVTDPDGYKIEVIRR
- a CDS encoding GerMN domain-containing protein — translated: MKKLLSIILIPLLLFISIISTGCTQKQDINKENNIKEENVDKKPDPQENNNNNNNNNNNNNGENKIEKTKTELRKVRIFAFDYQTPELYYYDTQIKVTDNALVKALTNELQHNLPEDRFLTLTDEVGVTSAKLDKENGILTVVFNEAFTEKMLLGSVTESGLLASILSTYAYNYGVDKVAIYFGDKLYTSLRGELPEGYFKVDYSDAKPLYN